The genomic DNA TGGTTGACGATGGCGCCGTCGTCGCGGCACCAATGTTGCGCCAGTTTGCCCGGCATCACCGTGCCGAGGCAGGCCAGCCCCGCACTGCCGCAGACACCGCGCGCCTCGACGCACAGGCCGGCGTCCGCGGCCGGGCGGATCAGGCCATCGGCGCCGAACACCCAGCGTACGGTCGCGTCATGCTCGTCGTAGGGGCGCAACTCCAGCGGCACCGCGTGCGCGACGTCACGCACGCCCAGGCAGAACCGGCTATCGCTGACCAGTATGATGAGATACGTCTGCTTAAGCTGTGCCATACGCGCTCCTGTGCCTGGGTAATCGATGCCGGAGCGCGATAGGTGCGACTCTTCGTGAACAACAACATAATCCTGGCGGGGCATGGCGCCAAGTAACAGCAGGTAACGCCGAGGTAACGCCGAGGTAACGCCGAGGCAACGTAAGGCCGGCAAGTGCCGTAATGGCAAGGGGCGCCGTATAATGGCGTCCGCCCGAACTCCTGTCCCGACCGATGCCGCCCGATCCCGCCAACGCCCGCTTCAAGCGCCGCCTGCTGTCCCTCGCCATCGTCGCTGCCGCCGGCATGGCCCTGCTGGTCGGGCGCCTGGTCTGGTTGCAGGCGCTGCAGTGAACCCGCCGGGACCGTGGGCGCGGCTGCGCCCGACGCTGGCGCTGGACCTGCCGCTGCTGCTGTGCATCGCCCTGCTGCTGGCAACCGGCCTGGTGACCGTGTACTCGGCCGCCGCCGACTTTCCCGGCCGCTTCGCGGCCCAGCTGCGCAACGTCGGCATCGCGCTGGGCATCCTGTGGCTGGCCGCCAACGTGCCGCCGCGCCAGCTGATGCGGTGCGCGCCGGCGGTGTACGGCATCGGCGTGCTGATGCTGCTGGCGGTGCAGTTCGCGGGGGTTAACAAGAAGGGCGCGACGCGCTGGTTGTACGTCGGCTTCGATTTCCAGCCCTCCGAGATCATGAAGATCGCCATGCCGCTGATGCTGGCGTGGTTCTTCCATCACTACCGCGGCGCGCCGCGCATGCAGACGTTCGCCGCCGCGGC from Pseudoduganella armeniaca includes the following:
- a CDS encoding RICIN domain-containing protein, with the translated sequence MAQLKQTYLIILVSDSRFCLGVRDVAHAVPLELRPYDEHDATVRWVFGADGLIRPAADAGLCVEARGVCGSAGLACLGTVMPGKLAQHWCRDDGAIVNQLYPKLVLDHAGGHVAPGNPVRVRALPAAAARQWRLHALGPADGH